One window of Cryobacterium arcticum genomic DNA carries:
- the whiA gene encoding DNA-binding protein WhiA, giving the protein MALTIDVKDELARVEVSKTTVRAAELATILRFSGGLHMISGRIAIESELDTALLARRVRKDLAELYGVRSDVSVITASGLRRTNHYLVRVLEGGETLARQTGLLDARRRPIRGLPNRLTTGSKDEIAAVWRGAFLAAGSLTDPGRSAALEVVCPGNEAAMAIVGAAGRLGIVAKAREVRGVHRVVIRDGDAIGAMLVQMGAQETVLNWEALRQRREVRATANRLVNFDDANLRRSAQAAVAACARVDRAMEILGDDIPEHLRYAGELRLSFRDSSLDELGHHADPPMTKDAVAGRIRRLLAMADKKAVDLGIPGTDANLPADLDDV; this is encoded by the coding sequence TTGGCACTCACCATCGACGTCAAAGATGAACTAGCACGCGTCGAGGTTTCGAAGACCACGGTCCGGGCGGCCGAACTGGCCACGATCCTGCGATTCTCCGGTGGTCTGCACATGATCTCCGGCCGCATCGCCATCGAGTCGGAACTCGACACCGCCCTGCTGGCCCGGAGGGTACGCAAGGACCTCGCCGAGCTCTACGGCGTCCGCAGCGACGTCTCCGTGATCACGGCCTCCGGCCTGCGCCGCACCAACCACTACCTCGTCCGGGTGCTCGAGGGCGGCGAGACCCTCGCGCGACAGACCGGCCTGCTCGATGCCCGACGCCGCCCGATCCGCGGCCTGCCCAACCGACTGACCACCGGGTCCAAGGACGAGATCGCGGCCGTCTGGCGCGGTGCGTTTCTCGCGGCCGGCTCACTGACCGATCCCGGCCGCTCGGCCGCGCTCGAGGTCGTCTGCCCGGGCAACGAGGCCGCCATGGCCATCGTGGGCGCGGCCGGACGCCTCGGCATCGTCGCGAAGGCGCGCGAGGTGCGCGGTGTGCACCGCGTCGTCATCCGTGACGGTGACGCCATCGGCGCCATGCTCGTGCAGATGGGCGCCCAGGAGACCGTGCTCAACTGGGAGGCCCTGCGGCAGCGCCGCGAGGTGCGCGCCACCGCGAACCGCCTGGTCAACTTCGACGACGCCAACCTCCGCCGCTCCGCGCAGGCCGCCGTCGCCGCCTGCGCCCGCGTGGATAGGGCCATGGAGATCCTCGGAGACGACATCCCCGAGCACCTGCGGTATGCGGGGGAGCTGCGGCTGTCGTTCCGCGACTCCAGCCTCGACGAGCTCGGTCACCACGCCGACCCGCCGATGACCAAGGACGCCGTCGCCGGGCGCATCCGCCGGCTGCTCGCGATGGCCGACAAGAAGGCCGTCGACCTCGGGATCCCCGGCACCGACGCGAACCTGCCCGCTGACCTCGACGACGTGTGA
- a CDS encoding superoxide dismutase, translating into MAEYTLPELAYDYSALAPSISGTIMELHHSKHHQAYVTGANTALAQLAEARDSGSLGYVNKLEKDLAFNLGGHVNHSIFWTNMSPNGGDKPIGELASAIDDFFGSFDKFQAHFAATAMGVQGSGWSVLAWDSIGQRLIIQQFFDQQANFAAGTVPVLMLDVWEHAYYLDYQNVRADYVKAFWNIVDWENVQARFLAAQEKTNGLLLLS; encoded by the coding sequence ATGGCCGAATACACCCTGCCTGAACTGGCTTACGACTACTCGGCTCTCGCGCCGAGCATCAGCGGCACCATCATGGAACTCCACCACAGCAAGCACCACCAGGCGTACGTCACCGGCGCCAACACGGCCCTGGCCCAGCTGGCGGAGGCCCGCGATTCCGGCAGCCTCGGCTACGTCAACAAGCTGGAAAAGGACCTCGCGTTCAACCTCGGCGGACACGTCAACCACTCGATCTTCTGGACCAACATGTCCCCGAACGGCGGCGACAAGCCCATCGGCGAACTCGCCAGCGCCATCGATGACTTCTTCGGCTCCTTCGACAAGTTCCAGGCGCACTTCGCGGCGACCGCGATGGGCGTACAGGGCTCCGGCTGGTCGGTGCTCGCGTGGGACTCGATCGGGCAGCGCCTGATCATCCAGCAGTTCTTCGACCAGCAGGCCAACTTCGCTGCCGGCACCGTTCCCGTGCTCATGCTCGACGTCTGGGAGCACGCGTACTACCTCGACTACCAGAACGTTCGTGCCGACTACGTGAAGGCATTTTGGAACATCGTCGACTGGGAAAACGTGCAGGCCCGCTTCCTCGCCGCCCAGGAGAAGACCAACGGCCTGCTGCTACTCTCGTAG
- the rapZ gene encoding RNase adapter RapZ, with the protein MSTETQKQEMLIVTGMSGAGRSTVANALEDLGWYVVDNLPPQMLRPLVELVGRAGTNLPKIAAVVDIRGRDFFGDFQELVQALRSGTQVRVIFLEARDDVLVRRFEAVRRPHPLQGEGTILDGISAERTRLAVVRESCDIVIDTSDLNIHQLATTITERFAAENAAGLHLTVMSFGFKYGLPTDVDMVADARFLPNPFWIPELRPHTGLDPEVSDYVLGQEGAREFIDAYAAAVRPVLAGYQRENKRHATIAIGCTGGKHRSVAMARELAGLLQEFPGVAVSLKHRDLGRE; encoded by the coding sequence AGGCGCCGGACGATCGACCGTGGCGAACGCGCTCGAGGACCTCGGCTGGTACGTCGTCGACAACCTGCCCCCGCAGATGCTCAGACCGCTCGTCGAGCTCGTCGGCCGAGCCGGCACCAACCTGCCCAAGATCGCCGCCGTCGTCGACATCCGCGGCCGGGACTTCTTCGGCGATTTCCAAGAACTCGTCCAGGCATTGCGCAGCGGCACCCAGGTCAGGGTGATCTTCCTCGAGGCTCGCGACGACGTGCTCGTGCGCCGGTTCGAGGCCGTGCGCCGGCCGCACCCGCTGCAGGGGGAGGGCACGATCCTCGACGGGATCTCCGCCGAACGCACCCGCCTGGCCGTCGTTCGCGAGTCCTGCGACATCGTCATCGACACCTCCGACCTCAATATCCACCAGCTGGCCACCACCATCACCGAACGCTTCGCCGCGGAGAACGCGGCCGGGCTGCACCTCACCGTGATGAGCTTCGGGTTCAAGTACGGCCTCCCCACCGACGTCGACATGGTCGCCGACGCCCGCTTCCTGCCCAATCCGTTCTGGATCCCCGAACTGCGCCCGCACACCGGGCTCGACCCCGAGGTCAGCGACTACGTGCTCGGCCAGGAAGGCGCGCGCGAATTCATCGACGCGTATGCCGCCGCCGTGCGCCCGGTGCTGGCCGGGTACCAGCGGGAGAACAAGCGTCATGCCACCATCGCCATCGGCTGCACGGGCGGCAAGCACCGCTCGGTGGCCATGGCACGGGAACTGGCCGGGCTGCTCCAAGAATTTCCCGGCGTCGCGGTGAGCCTCAAGCACCGCGACCTCGGACGAGAATAA